The following are from one region of the Natrinema sp. HArc-T2 genome:
- a CDS encoding carboxymuconolactone decarboxylase family protein, giving the protein MVSTETQAEIEAALGQVPTWIAALPEPAADHTWETIRDLQFEETETDLEQREKALVALGAAAAIQCPYCIHFHREEAKLEGVTDTELAEAVAVAGAVRYLSTALHGAEIDHEEFVDETAAIVEHVRNQQAAAPSDD; this is encoded by the coding sequence ATGGTATCGACAGAGACACAAGCGGAGATCGAAGCGGCTCTCGGACAGGTTCCGACCTGGATCGCGGCCCTCCCGGAGCCGGCTGCAGACCACACCTGGGAGACCATCCGCGACCTCCAGTTCGAAGAGACGGAGACGGACCTCGAGCAGCGAGAGAAAGCCCTCGTCGCGCTCGGCGCAGCAGCGGCGATTCAGTGTCCGTACTGTATCCACTTCCATCGCGAGGAGGCGAAACTCGAGGGAGTGACAGACACCGAACTCGCTGAGGCAGTCGCCGTCGCTGGCGCGGTCCGATACCTCTCGACGGCGCTCCACGGGGCGGAAATCGACCACGAGGAGTTCGTCGACGAGACGGCTGCCATCGTCGAGCACGTCAGAAACCAGCAAGCCGCAGCACCGAGCGACGATTGA
- a CDS encoding NAD(P)/FAD-dependent oxidoreductase encodes MTENVVVLGAGYAGAGAIKKLQSELGGNVRLTWIADVDYHLVLHESHRVIRDPSVRSDITFPVDQIADPATRFIQDEVTGLDVDEQVVELADSEDVDYDYVLVALGTQTAYYGIPGLEDHSLTLKSLDDALEIHEAVNEASQDATRSDPAQVVIGGAGLSGIQTAGEIAEFRDQHRAPIEIHLVEALEEIFPGNDPECQQALRDLLEEAGVRIHTDDPITQATDDHIEFDEGEPLEHDVLIWTGGITGRDAMDGVDLENEHNRVTTGANFQTTDGRVFAVGDSAIIDQGDQPAPPTAQAAWQAAEVAGENIARAIANRPLKTWEHEDKGTVISVGDKAIAHDVKPAKGISLPVDTFGGLPAENLKKLIAARWIADITSWNEARKSWSSL; translated from the coding sequence ATGACTGAGAACGTTGTCGTGCTCGGGGCTGGCTATGCCGGCGCCGGCGCAATCAAAAAGCTCCAATCGGAGCTTGGCGGTAACGTACGGCTGACCTGGATCGCCGATGTCGATTATCACCTCGTGTTGCACGAATCACACCGCGTGATCCGCGACCCCAGCGTCCGCTCGGACATTACCTTCCCGGTCGACCAGATCGCTGACCCGGCGACCCGATTCATCCAGGACGAAGTCACGGGCCTGGACGTCGACGAACAGGTCGTCGAACTCGCGGACAGCGAGGACGTCGACTACGACTACGTCCTCGTCGCGCTGGGCACCCAGACCGCCTACTACGGCATCCCCGGCCTCGAGGACCACTCCCTGACGCTCAAGAGCTTAGACGACGCCCTCGAGATCCACGAGGCCGTCAACGAAGCCAGTCAGGACGCGACCCGCAGCGATCCCGCACAGGTCGTCATCGGCGGGGCTGGCCTCTCGGGCATCCAGACCGCCGGCGAGATCGCCGAGTTCCGCGACCAACACCGCGCGCCAATCGAGATCCACCTCGTCGAAGCGCTCGAGGAGATCTTCCCCGGTAACGATCCGGAGTGCCAGCAGGCCCTGCGCGACCTGCTCGAAGAAGCCGGCGTCCGCATTCACACGGACGATCCGATCACCCAGGCCACCGACGACCACATCGAGTTCGACGAGGGCGAACCCCTCGAGCACGATGTCCTCATCTGGACCGGTGGGATCACGGGTCGGGACGCGATGGACGGCGTCGACCTCGAGAACGAACACAACCGCGTGACCACCGGCGCAAACTTCCAGACCACGGACGGGCGCGTGTTCGCGGTCGGCGACTCGGCGATCATCGACCAGGGCGACCAGCCCGCACCGCCGACGGCACAGGCCGCCTGGCAGGCTGCCGAGGTCGCCGGTGAGAACATCGCTCGCGCGATCGCCAACCGCCCGCTGAAGACCTGGGAGCACGAGGACAAGGGGACCGTCATCTCCGTCGGCGACAAGGCCATCGCCCACGACGTCAAGCCAGCGAAGGGGATTTCTTTGCCCGTCGACACGTTCGGCGGCCTCCCAGCAGAGAACCTGAAGAAGCTGATCGCCGCCCGCTGGATCGCCGACATCACGTCCTGGAACGAAGCCCGCAAATCCTGGTCGTCGCTGTAG
- the rocF gene encoding arginase, producing the protein MDRTVRIIGAPMDYGANRRGVDMGPSAIRYAGLADGLERAGVDPIDDGDLSMPRAEERDPDADQPHGGNAKFLREIEDVCRRLSDRVAATRADGEFPLVLGGDHSVAIGSLAGSARETDLGAIWFDAHADLNTPETSPSGNVHGMPLAAVLGYGAFGQTEWAPVPGLQESSIAYVGLRSIDERERDLLEESELTAYTMTDIDQRGVSAVVEDALAVATDGTDGVHVSLDLDWLDPKTAPGVGTPVRGGVTYREAHAALETLSRRDEAEGVLRSMDVVEVNPILDEANETATLAAELTASTFGERIL; encoded by the coding sequence ATGGACCGGACCGTCAGGATCATCGGCGCGCCGATGGACTACGGGGCGAACCGCCGCGGCGTCGACATGGGCCCGTCGGCGATCCGGTATGCGGGGCTAGCCGACGGCCTCGAGCGGGCTGGCGTCGACCCGATCGACGACGGCGACCTGTCGATGCCTCGAGCCGAAGAGCGAGATCCGGACGCCGACCAGCCCCACGGCGGAAACGCGAAATTCCTCCGCGAGATCGAAGACGTCTGTCGGCGGCTGAGCGACCGCGTCGCGGCGACGCGTGCCGACGGCGAGTTTCCACTCGTGCTGGGCGGGGACCACTCGGTCGCGATCGGTTCGCTTGCTGGCTCGGCGCGCGAGACCGACCTCGGCGCGATCTGGTTCGACGCCCACGCCGACCTGAACACGCCTGAAACCTCGCCGAGCGGCAACGTCCACGGCATGCCGCTGGCCGCCGTCCTCGGATACGGCGCGTTCGGCCAGACGGAGTGGGCACCCGTACCCGGGCTTCAGGAATCGTCGATCGCCTACGTCGGCCTGCGGAGCATCGACGAGCGCGAGCGCGACCTGCTCGAAGAAAGCGAGCTGACGGCCTACACGATGACCGACATCGACCAACGTGGCGTCTCCGCCGTCGTCGAAGACGCACTCGCGGTCGCGACCGACGGCACCGACGGCGTCCACGTCAGTCTCGATTTAGACTGGCTCGATCCGAAGACTGCCCCCGGTGTCGGCACCCCCGTCCGCGGCGGCGTCACCTACCGAGAGGCTCACGCGGCACTCGAGACACTCTCTCGGCGCGACGAGGCCGAGGGCGTCCTCCGATCGATGGACGTCGTCGAAGTGAATCCGATTCTGGACGAGGCAAACGAGACGGCGACGCTGGCAGCCGAACTGACCGCGAGTACGTTCGGGGAGCGGATCCTCTAA